GCTTCAGGCGGCTGGTGTCGCGCGCGATCAGCGTTTTCAGCAGGCTCTCCAGAAATTCGTGGGTTCGCTCCATCTGGCTCTTGCCGGCGCGCAGGATCGCGTACAGGCAGCGCTGGGTCAGCGGCAGCATGTCGTTCAGCGTGTCGGTCAGGTAGCGGTTGTCGGCATGGCGGTACAGCGCCGACAGGAATTCGATGCCGTGCTCGTAGAAAGCCTGCAGGTCGTCGCGTCGATTGTCTTCCTCCAGCAGTGCCATCAACTCGATGAAGCGGGCCAGGTCGTCGTTTTGCCAGCTGGCGGCCAGGTTCTGTGCTACGCGGTCAAGCAACAGGAACCACAGTTCGAAGAAGTCGCGCACGTCGCGCGCGCCGATGCTGGACACCACGGCGCCGCGGCGGGGAAAAATGTCCACCAGATGGCGGCGCTGCAAAATCAGCAAGGCCTCGCGCACCGAGCCCCGGCTCACCTCCAGCTCGGCTGCGATGCGCAGCTCCTGAATCCGCTCGCCCGGCTTCATTTCGCCCTGGATGATCTGTCTGCCTAAATATTGGGCGATCTGCTCGGTCAAGAGGTCATTGGCCTTGAATGTCATGAATCATCTCCGGAAATTGATTTTCTCGTTCTCTTGATATTGTACGGCATAGTTATGCCGGATTGTCCGGCAGTATCCTGTCGGTCTGCCCGTTTGTATCCAGCTAGCATGCGCGAGGCGCGGCACTGCCATGCCGGCTGCGCGCACCATGCGCGTCGGCGTTGAGGGCGGCTATGATATCAATCAGATGATTAAAACGCATGTTTTCGTGTTGTGTTGACTTGTCTGGCAGGCGTTTTCTGCCATTTTTCACATTTAATCGAGCGCAAGCAGGCGGGGAGGGGGGCGTCAGGGAGAAAACCGGGCGGTGTCGGCGTTGGCGCGCGCCGCCATGCCGGTGGCAATGCAGAACGAAAAAAGCCCGGCCAGGCCGGGCTTGGCCCTGAGCCGGCTCAGACGGCGCGGCGGGTCGCCATCAGGTAGTTGACGTCGGTATCGTCGTTCAGCGAGTAGATGCGGGTGATCGGGTTGTAGCCCATGCCGCGCAGCGTCTGCAGGCCGAGGCCGGCGTGGCGAGCCATGCGGCTCAGCTCGGACGGCTTGAGGAAGCGCGCGTACTCGTGGGTGCCGCGCGGCAGCATGTTGAGCACGTACTCGGCGCCCACCACAGCCAAGAGATAAGCCTTGGCGTTGCGGTTCAGCGTGGAGAAGAATACCCAGCCGCCGGGTTTCACCAGCGTGGCGCAGGCGCGCACCACGCTTTCCGGATCCGGCACGTGCTCCAGCATTTCCATGCAGGTGACCACGTCAAAGCTGGCCGGCATTTCGGCAGCCAGCTCTTCCACCGGTACGCAGCGGTAGTCGATGGGGACGCCGGATTCCAGGCTGTGGAGTTGCGCCACCTTCAGCGACTTTTTCGCCAGATCGATGCCGGTCACCTGGGCGCCTTTCAGCGCCATGCTTTCCGCCAGGATGCCGCCACCGCAGCCCACGTCCAGCACTTTTTTGCCGGCGATGGCCGCGTGGCGGTCGATGAAGTCAAGACGCAAGGGGTTGATTTCATGCAGCGGTTTGAATTCGCTGTCCTTGTCCCACCACTTGTGCGCCAGTTGGCTGAATTTGTCGATTTCGAGTTCGTCTACGTTGCTCATGCTGTCACTTTGCCAGGATGCGGTTGCGCCAGTCGTCGGCGCGGGCCTTCAGGTTGCTTTCGTCCAGCGTGGCCAGCTTGCGGTCGCGCATCAGCGCGCGGCCCTTGACCCAAACGTGGCTGACCTGCTCGCGACCGGCAGCGTACACCACATGCGAGATCGGGTCGAATGCCGGCGCGGTTTCCAGAGCGGCCAGATCGATGGCGATCAGGTCGGCGTCCTTGCCTTCCTTCACCGAGCCGACCTTGTCGGCGATGCCCAGCGCGCGGGCGCCGTTCAGCGTGGCCATGCGGATGGCCGCGGCCGCCGGCACCGAAGTCGGGTCCAAGGTGCCCACCTTGGCCAGCAGAGCGGCCAGGCGGGTTTCGGCAAGCATGTCCAGCTTGTTGTTGGAGGCGGCGCCGTCGGTGCCGATGCCCACGGCCACGCCGGCGTCCAGCAGCTTGCTGACCGGCGCGATGCCGGAGGCCAGCTTCATGTTGGAGGCCGGATTGTGGGCGGTGGACAGGCCATGCTTGGCCACCAGCTCGATTTCGGCGTCGTTCAGATGCACCATGTGCGCGGCCACCAGGCGCGGCGACAGCAGGCCCAGCTGCTGCAGGCGGGCCAGCGGGCGCATGCCGCGCTCCTTGACGCTGTTGTTCACTTCCTCGGCGGTTTCGTGGATGTGGCAGTGGATCAGCATGTCCTCCTGCTCGGCCAGCGTCACAACCTTGCGGAAGGTGTCGTCCGACACGGTGTAGGGCGCGTGCGGCGCCAAGGTGAAGGTGATCAGCTCTTCGCCCAGGAACTGGCTGCGTTCGGCCATGCCCTTGGCGATATAGTCGTCGGCGGTGGACGCGTAATTGGTCGGGAATTCCAGGATGGAGCAGCCGACGAAGGTGCGCATGCCGGAAGCGAGGCCGGCGCGCGCCATCGCGGCATTGTAGAAATACATGTCGTTGATGGTGGTGGTGCCGCCGCGGATCATCTCGCCCATCGCCAGCAGCGAACCGTCGAACACGAAATCGTCGCGCACGTGCTTGCCTTCGGTGGGCCAGATGTAATTGGTCAGCCAGTCCATCAGCACCTTGTCGTCGGCCAGGCCGCGCAGCAGCGACATCGCAGAATGGCCATGCAGGTTGATCAGACCCGGCATCAGCACGTGGTCGGGCAGCTCCAGCCTTTCGTCGGCTTCCAGCGCGGCCGCGTCCGCGGCGGGGAGAATGGCGGCGATCTTGCCGCCGCGGATGGCGACGGCGTGGTTTTCCAGGACTTCGCCGTCCGTTTCCACGGTAATGATCCAGCGGGCTGAGATAATCTTTTCATAACGGGACTGCGGCATGGCTGATATCCTGATGATCCGTTGTCGAAGTGTCGTGGATTTTAGGCCCTGCTATTGCGACAAGGCAATGAGCTGCTGAAAGCTCTTTATATTCATCTGATTTGTGCTGTGGATATGCTTGAAAATGATATGGATGGATGACTGGTGAATATTCCGGCGAAAAGCCGCGACCGACCAGTGTATACTGCTGATTGCACACGTTAATTGAACTCAGGGCCTTCGATCTTACGGAACCTGCGGCGAACCAAAGACTAGCGCGACATGGCTCAACAAGCAGACGATAAATCCACTGCCAGCTCTGGCCTGAATCTGAGGGATGTGTTTCTCATTGCCGTGATACTCGGCTTGTTGATTCCCGCCTCCATCATCAGCTATCTCAGCTTCAATATTCAGAAGGACAACCTCACCACCCAGCTGGAGACGGATCAGCGCCGGCTGCTCGACATCGTCGCGCTGGGCATGCAGGAGCCGTTGTGGAACCTTAGCCGCCAGGCAGGCAACCCGTTGATCGCCTCGGTGATGGAAGATCCGCGCGTGATATCCATCCGCGTCACCGATACCCAGTCTAATCAGGTCTTCCTGTCCGCGGTGCGCAGCGAGCGCCGCATCGGCAGCGTGTCTTATGTGGAAAAGCCGGTGATCTACCGCGGCGAGGCCATCGGCCAGGTGACGATGGAGTTCGACAACGAGAACCTCGCCATCGCGCTCAGCAATCAGGTGAAGAACATCCTGATGATACTGGCGGCGCAACTGGTGTTGTCCATCATGCTGATCATGAGCATCCTGCACTCGCGCTTTCTCAGTCCGATGAAGCTGCTGACCGAACAGGCGCGGCTATTGGCCGAACTGAAGCTGGATTCGCCGTTCGAGTGGTCGCGCCGCGACGAGCTGGGCCGTCTCGGCACTCACCTGGAGTGGACCCGCTCCGAGCTGAAGCGCCTGGTGGACGAGCTCAGGGCCAAGACGCTGGCGCTGGAGGCTGACATCGCCCGCCGCCGCGAGGTGGAAGACGCGCTGCGCCGTTCGGAGAACAAATACCGGGAGTTGTTCTGGTCCAATCTGGACGGCATCGTCATCAGCTCGCTGGACGGCCAGGTGATAGATGCCAACCCGGCCTTCCTCAATCTGATGTGCTACAGCCTGGACCAGCTCAAGCAGCAGAATTTCTGGAGCCTGGTGGCGGAGGAGAGCGAGGGGCTGGAGCGCTTCAATCTGGACAACAAGGTGCTGCGCTTCGGCTATTGCGACGAGTTCGAGGCCACCTATCTCAACCGTTTCGACAATCAGGTGCCGGTCAGCGTCAAGACCGTGGCCATGCGCGACGCCTTCGGCCGCATCAACGCGGTGTGGCGCATGGTGCGCGACATCTCGGAAAAGCGCGCGGCCGAGGAGCGGGTGCAACTGGCGGCCAAGGTGTTCGAGAACACCGTGGAAGGCATCATGATCACCGACGCCGACCGCCGCATCCGCAGCGTCAACCGCGCCTTCACCGAGATCACCGGCTACAGCCAGCACGAGGTGTTGGGACAGAAGACCAGCATCCTCTCGTCCGGCCGCCATGAGCAGCCGTTCTACGACCAGATGTGGCAGGCCATCGCCGAGCACGGCTCCTGGCAGGGCGAGCTGTGGAACCGCCGCAAGAACGGCGAGGTGTATCCGGAATGGCTGGCGATCAACGCGGTGCGCAACAGCCTGGGCGAGATCACCCATTACGTGGCTATTTTCAGCGACCTGACCGAGCGCAAGGCCGCCGACGAGCGCATCCAGTTCCTGGCCCATTTCGATGTGCTCACCAGCCTGCCCAACCGCATCCACATGCAGGACAGGGTGGAGCTGGCCATCCACAACGTGGTGCGCGACAACCAGCGGCTGGCGCTGCTGCTGTTGGACCTGGACCGCTTCAAGACCGTCAACGAATCGCTGGGCCATTCCGCCGGCGACACGCTGCTGCAGGTGGCCGCCGACCGCATCAAGTCGGCGCTGGCGCCGGGCGAGATGCTGGCGCGCCAGGGCGGCGACGAGTTCATCATCCTGTTGCCGGTGATTTCCGACCCAGGCGAGGCGGCGCTGGCGGCCGAGCGCGTGCGCGACGTGTTCGCTAACCCGATCGAACTGCACAACCACGTGCTGACCATCACGCCGTCCATCGGCATCAGCGTCTACCCGGACGACGGCCGCGATTATGAAACCCTGGTGCGCAACGCCGACGCGGCGATGTACCACGCCAAATCGTCCGGCCGCAACAGCTACAAGTTTTACACCGCCGACCTCAACGCCCGCGCCCGTGAGATTCTGGCGATCGAGAGCCAGCTGCGTTTCGCGCTGGAGCGAGACGAGTTCGTGCTGCACTACCAGCCGCAGGTGGAGATGGAGAGCGGCCGCATCATCGGCGCCGAGGCTTTGATCCGCTGGAATCACCCGTCGTTGGGCCTGCTGGGGCCGGTGCGCTTCATCCAGGTGGCGGAAGAGCGCGGCTTCATCGTGCAGATAGGCAATTGGGTGATCGCCGAGGCCACCCGACAACTGGTGGAGTGGCGCCGGGCCGGCCTGCCAGAGCTGACGCTGGCGATCAACCTGTCGGCGCTGCAGTTCCGCCAGCCGGATCTGGCGCTGCAAGTGAAGCAGGCGCTGGAGTCCAGCGGCCTGCCCGGCCACGCGCTGGACATCGAGGTGACGGAGAGCATCATCATGGAAGACGCCCAGGCTACGATCCAGACCATAGACAATATGAAGAACATGGGCCTCAGACTGTCCATCGATGATTTCGGCACCGGTTATTCCAGCCTGTCCTATCTGAAGCGCTTCAAGGCGGACAAGCTGAAGATCGACCGCTCCTTCGTCCGCGACATCCCACAGGACGCCGACGACAGCGCCATCGCCCGCGCCATCATCAATATGGCCAAGAACCTGAACATGCAGGTGGTGGCCGAGGGCGTGGAGACGATGGAGCAATGGCAATTCCTGGAGCAGGAGGGCTGCGACTTCGTCCAGGGCTATCTGATCGCCAAGCCATTGCCGGCGGACGACTTCGCCGAGCTTCTGCACAAGGATAGCCTGCTGCCGCAAAGCTGATCCTGACTTCTTCTCTTCCGACAACCCGCGCCGCCGCGCGGGTTTCTCATTGGCGCCGCGGAGTCATTATGGACTCGACTTGCGCCAATCGATGGCCATACTGAATACGTGCCCGCGCCGGATTGGTGCGGCGGCTTGCGGGAGGGGGAATGGAGGCCGATAGCCGGCGCTTGCGCAATATCATGGTCATGGCCTACGTGCTGATCGCCGCTGTCTGGATCGTCGTGCCTGACATGTTGGCGATCATGGGGGGCGAGGAGGGCGGCGTCGCGGGCGGACTGGTCTGGGACGCGTTGTTTGTCTTCGTCACCGCTGTTTTCCTGTACCTGCTGCTGCGCGGACGCCGCGCGGAGGATATGGCGGGGCTGAAACGGGCGGGCGCGCCGGGGCGGGCATTGTTGCGGCTGGCAAGCCGGGGGCCCGCGCCCTTGATCGCGCTGTACGCTGTGTCGGCGATGCTGATCCTGGCCGCGCCGGAGTTGTTGTGGTCGCGCCTGCTGGACAGCCGGCTGTATTTTCGCGTGATCCCGGTTTGGGATCTGGCCTTCATCGCCGGTAGCGGGGCTTTGCTGCGGCTATGCCTGGACTCGGAGGCCGCTGGCGATCGCGGGCCGGAGGGCGGCAAGCGGTTTGTCTATCTGTTCGCCCTGGCCAGCTCGCTGCTCATGTTGTTCATCCGTTTTCAATTGTCTCCGCAGTTCTCCAGCCAGCATCTGATGTTGCTGTTTCTGATTCCAATCGGCCTGAGCGCGCTGCTGGGCGGCTTGGGGCCAGGCTTGCTGGCCACGTTCTTCATCGCGGCTTCGATAGCCTATCTGTTCGCCGCCGCCGCGCCGGACATGCCGGCGCATCCGGCTGTTTTTCTGCTGTCGCTCAGCCTGCTGGTGCTGGTGGGCACGCTGCTCAGCGTGATGAGCGAAGTGCAGCTGCGCGCGCGGGCCAGGCTGGCTCAACTGCTGTCGCTGCAGGCGGACATGGTGGATGCGCTGGGTCGGAGCGAGGAGCGCTTCCGCGCGCTGTTCGACGACAGTCCGGTGGCGATGGCCATCTCTCGGCTGGAGGACGGCGCCATCGTCGAAGCCAACCGCGCATTTCTGGAGTTGTTGGGCCTGGAGCGCATGCCGGTGCAGGGAAGCACCACGCGCGGGCTGGGCATTTGGGCAGACATCAAGGATAGGACGCGCCTGTTCGATGCGTTGCGGAAA
This genomic window from Chromobacterium phragmitis contains:
- a CDS encoding GntR family transcriptional regulator; amino-acid sequence: MTFKANDLLTEQIAQYLGRQIIQGEMKPGERIQELRIAAELEVSRGSVREALLILQRRHLVDIFPRRGAVVSSIGARDVRDFFELWFLLLDRVAQNLAASWQNDDLARFIELMALLEEDNRRDDLQAFYEHGIEFLSALYRHADNRYLTDTLNDMLPLTQRCLYAILRAGKSQMERTHEFLESLLKTLIARDTSRLKQMIAEFGQDYSLLAQSAAEALEGGL
- the ubiG gene encoding bifunctional 2-polyprenyl-6-hydroxyphenol methylase/3-demethylubiquinol 3-O-methyltransferase UbiG; this encodes MSNVDELEIDKFSQLAHKWWDKDSEFKPLHEINPLRLDFIDRHAAIAGKKVLDVGCGGGILAESMALKGAQVTGIDLAKKSLKVAQLHSLESGVPIDYRCVPVEELAAEMPASFDVVTCMEMLEHVPDPESVVRACATLVKPGGWVFFSTLNRNAKAYLLAVVGAEYVLNMLPRGTHEYARFLKPSELSRMARHAGLGLQTLRGMGYNPITRIYSLNDDTDVNYLMATRRAV
- a CDS encoding TRZ/ATZ family hydrolase, with protein sequence MPQSRYEKIISARWIITVETDGEVLENHAVAIRGGKIAAILPAADAAALEADERLELPDHVLMPGLINLHGHSAMSLLRGLADDKVLMDWLTNYIWPTEGKHVRDDFVFDGSLLAMGEMIRGGTTTINDMYFYNAAMARAGLASGMRTFVGCSILEFPTNYASTADDYIAKGMAERSQFLGEELITFTLAPHAPYTVSDDTFRKVVTLAEQEDMLIHCHIHETAEEVNNSVKERGMRPLARLQQLGLLSPRLVAAHMVHLNDAEIELVAKHGLSTAHNPASNMKLASGIAPVSKLLDAGVAVGIGTDGAASNNKLDMLAETRLAALLAKVGTLDPTSVPAAAAIRMATLNGARALGIADKVGSVKEGKDADLIAIDLAALETAPAFDPISHVVYAAGREQVSHVWVKGRALMRDRKLATLDESNLKARADDWRNRILAK
- a CDS encoding EAL domain-containing protein, yielding MAQQADDKSTASSGLNLRDVFLIAVILGLLIPASIISYLSFNIQKDNLTTQLETDQRRLLDIVALGMQEPLWNLSRQAGNPLIASVMEDPRVISIRVTDTQSNQVFLSAVRSERRIGSVSYVEKPVIYRGEAIGQVTMEFDNENLAIALSNQVKNILMILAAQLVLSIMLIMSILHSRFLSPMKLLTEQARLLAELKLDSPFEWSRRDELGRLGTHLEWTRSELKRLVDELRAKTLALEADIARRREVEDALRRSENKYRELFWSNLDGIVISSLDGQVIDANPAFLNLMCYSLDQLKQQNFWSLVAEESEGLERFNLDNKVLRFGYCDEFEATYLNRFDNQVPVSVKTVAMRDAFGRINAVWRMVRDISEKRAAEERVQLAAKVFENTVEGIMITDADRRIRSVNRAFTEITGYSQHEVLGQKTSILSSGRHEQPFYDQMWQAIAEHGSWQGELWNRRKNGEVYPEWLAINAVRNSLGEITHYVAIFSDLTERKAADERIQFLAHFDVLTSLPNRIHMQDRVELAIHNVVRDNQRLALLLLDLDRFKTVNESLGHSAGDTLLQVAADRIKSALAPGEMLARQGGDEFIILLPVISDPGEAALAAERVRDVFANPIELHNHVLTITPSIGISVYPDDGRDYETLVRNADAAMYHAKSSGRNSYKFYTADLNARAREILAIESQLRFALERDEFVLHYQPQVEMESGRIIGAEALIRWNHPSLGLLGPVRFIQVAEERGFIVQIGNWVIAEATRQLVEWRRAGLPELTLAINLSALQFRQPDLALQVKQALESSGLPGHALDIEVTESIIMEDAQATIQTIDNMKNMGLRLSIDDFGTGYSSLSYLKRFKADKLKIDRSFVRDIPQDADDSAIARAIINMAKNLNMQVVAEGVETMEQWQFLEQEGCDFVQGYLIAKPLPADDFAELLHKDSLLPQS